In Sorghum bicolor cultivar BTx623 chromosome 10, Sorghum_bicolor_NCBIv3, whole genome shotgun sequence, one genomic interval encodes:
- the LOC8065123 gene encoding uncharacterized protein LOC8065123, with protein MANEESGSPLRRWRPFYSAFGAVDEAIEEAGHPRAAFLDVRARIVQLLRGAVDDGVAEQLCAALDDAMVEALETLRVAPVPHKALASTDLARAVRALEKHGSARIRTLAGDVVRGWTTAIDGATATAEEELHKLSDDRIPRQGMSTAVKKPVDAQSEKMKTKKPIVTQSEKIEDTKPIAAQSEKMEAKKPIVNQSEKMENTKRKLRDGYEEAKKIKRLHTIQKIDDKEAPKLLEQSQRKMQRVPARCRTSSGVRRSLLPSLQLI; from the coding sequence atggccaaCGAGGAGAGCGGGAGCCCGCTCCGACGATGGAGGCCGTTCTACAGCGCTTTCGGCGCCGTAGACGAAGCAATCGAGGAAGCCGGCCACCCGCGCGCCGCGTTCCTGGACGTGAGGGCCCGGATCGTCCAGCTCCTCCGGGGCGCCGTGGACGACGGCGTGGCCGAGCAGCTCTGCGCCGCGCTCGACGACGCCATGGTGGAAGCGCTCGAGACGCTGCGGGTGGCGCCCGTCCCGCACAAAGCGCTGGCGTCCACCGACCTCGCAAGGGCCGTCCGCGCCCTCGAGAAGCACGGGTCGGCCCGGATCCGCACCCTCGCCGGCGACGTCGTGCGCGGGTGGACGACAGCCATTGACGGCGCTACAGCTACAGCAGAGGAGGAGCTCCACAAGCTCTCTGATGATCGGATCCCACGCCAGGGCATGTCTACAGCAGTCAAGAAGCCAGTCGACGCTCAAAGCGAGAAGATGAAGACCAAGAAGCCGATTGTCACTCAAAGCGAGAAGATCGAGGATACGAAGCCGATCGCCGCTCAAAGCGAGAAGATGGAGGCCAAGAAGCCCATCGTCAATCAAAGCGAGAAGATGGAGAATACTAAACGGAAGCTACGTGATGGCTACGAAGAAGCCAAAAAGATCAAACGTCTTCACACGATTCAGAAGATTGACGACAAGGAGGCGCCAAAGCTTTTGGAGCAAAGCCAACGGAAGATGCAGAGAGTCCCAGCAAGATGTAGGACATCCTCGGGCGTTCGTCGTTCTTTGCTTCCCTCTCTTCAGCTGATTTAG
- the LOC8063807 gene encoding pentatricopeptide repeat-containing protein At1g62910, translating to MLRLARVRRPATGAGAAVSSIRPTRPPPAPFTTTASTTDTSSSMAADPDGVAAEVATLLSRCTGDWKQVIAASDIPSRLSPAALSSLLRRCNSSPRLHPKLLLDFFYWSRTRLAPSAPAPDAFAHLAVSLCAAGLYPQANGLLDQMIRAYPTPPLVLSSVHRALSGSDQGRRPVVLDVLVDTYKKTGRVRDGAEVVLLMKDLGLAPSLRCCNGLLKDLLRADALDLLWKVRGFMEGAGISPDVYTYSTLIEAYCKVRDLESAKKVVEEMRETGCSLNVVTYNTLIGGLCRAGAIEEAFGYKKEMEDYGLVPDGFTYGAIINGLCKRGRPDQAKCLLDEMSCAGLMPNVVVYSTLIDGFMRQGNADEAFKIVKEMSAAGVQPNKITYDNLIRGLCKLGRMGRASRILKQMTKIGYMADTMTYNLVIEGHLRQHNKEEAFLLLNEMRKGGISPNVYTYSIIINGLCQIGESERASGLLEQMIADGLKPNAFVYAPLISGYCREGSFSLACETLKKMTRENLTPDLYCYNSLIIGLSNVGKMDEAIEYYDEMLEKGFQPNDFTYGGLIHGYSMAGNLEKAEQLLHQMLNSGLNPNDFIYAQILEGYFKSDNLEKVSSTLKSMLEKGLMPDNRLYGIVIHNLSSSGHMQAAVSVLSVIEKNGLVPDSLIYGSLISGFCKAADMEKAVGLLDEMAKKGIEPGISCYNALIDGFCKSDDISHARNIFNSIICKGLPPNCVTYTTLIDGYCKAGDIRDAIDLYNEMLTEGVAPDAFVYSVLAAGCSNSGDLQQALFITEEMIARGYAIISSFNTLVHGFCKRGKLQETVKFLHVMMDKDIVPSLLTVENIVIGLGEAGKLSEAHTIFVELQQKNASHRDTDHLSSLFTDMINQGLVPLDVIHNMIQSHCKQGYLDKALMLHDALVAKGSLVGCTSYLALLDGHCRKSKLIEALNFLKEMKEMDICPSEDQCMTLLNSLHSSGFIQEYNKVFDTMLSYQWLQKESKVCNSVCNSPESVNAE from the coding sequence ATGCTCCGCCTCGCGCGCGTGCGGCGTCCAgccaccggcgccggcgccgccgtctCGTCCATCCGCCCGACCCGACCGCCTCCCGCGCCCTTCACAACCACCGCTTCCACCACCGATACCTCTTCGTCCATGGCCGCCGACCCGGACGGCGTGGCCGCGGAGGTGGCCACACTCCTTTCCCGCTGCACCGGCGACTGGAAGCAAGTCATCGCCGCCTCCGACATCCCCTCTCGGCTCTCTCCCGCTGCCTTATCCTCCCTTCTCCGCCGCTGCAACTCCTCCCCGCGCCTCCACCCCAAGCTTCTGCTCGATTTCTTCTACTGGTCCCGCACCCGCCTCGCGCCCTCGGCACCGGCCCCCGACGCCTTTGCCCACCTCGCCGTCTCCCTCTGTGCCGCCGGCCTATACCCTCAGGCCAATGGGCTCCTCGACCAGATGATCCGTGCCTACCCCACCCCTCCCCTCGTCCTCAGCTCCGTCCACCGCGCGCTCTCCGGTTCCGACCAGGGTCGCCGGCCTGTCGTCCTCGACGTGCTCGTCGACACCTACAAGAAGACCGGGAGGGTCCGAGACGGCGCCGAGGTTGTCCTGCTGATGAAAGATCTCGGTTTGGCGCCCAGCCTTCGCTGCTGCAACGGGCTGCTCAAGGACCTGCTGCGCGCTGACGCCCTGGATCTGCTCTGGAAGGTGCGCGGTTTCATGGAGGGCGCCGGGATTTCGCCCGATGTGTACACTTACTCGACGCTGATCGAGGCCTACTGCAAGGTCCGGGACTTGGAGTCTGCCAAGAAGGTGGTTGAGGAAATGCGTGAGACGGGATGCAGCCTGAATGTAGTGACCTACAATACATTGATTGGTGGTCTGTGCAGAGCTGGAGCCATTGAAGAGGCGTTTGGATACAAGAAGGAGATGGAGGATTATGGGCTGGTTCCAGATGGGTTTACCTACGGAGCTATCATTAATGGTCTGTGCAAGCGTGGCAGGCCGGATCAGGCAAAGTGCTTGCTGGACGAGATGTCTTGTGCTGGGTTGATGCCTAACGTGGTTGTTTATTCAACTCTGATTGATGGGTTCATGAGGCAGGGCAATGCAGATGAAGCTTTTAAGATAGTCAAGGAGATGTCTGCTGCTGGGGTGCAGCCGAACAAGATCACCTATGACAATCTCATCCGGGGTCTCTGTAAACTGGGGCGGATGGGCAGGGCTTCCAGGATTCTGAAGCAAATGACTAAAATTGGTTATATGGCTGACACTATGACTTATAATCTGGTCATTGAAGGTCATCTCCGACAGCATAACAAAGAAGAAGCTTTTTTGCTGCTTAATGAAATGAGGAAGGGTGGTATTTCACCTAATGTATACACTTACAGCATAATCATCAACGGGCTGTGCCAAATTGGTGAATCAGAAAGAGCAAGTGGTCTCCTTGAGCAAATGATTGCAGATGGTTTAAAGCCCAATGCGTTTGTTTATGCACCTCTTATCTCAGGCTATTGCAGGGAAggtagtttctcattggcttgtGAAACTCTCAAAAAGATGACCAGGGAAAACTTAACCCCTGATTTGTACTGCTACAATTCTCTTATAATTGGATTGTCTAATGTGGGAAAGATGGATGAAGCCATAGAGTACTATGACGAGATGCTGGAGAAAGGATTTCAGCCTAATGATTTCACATATGGTGGTCTGATTCATGGCTATAGTATGGCTGGGAATCTAGAAAAGGCTGAACAGTTACTTCATCAGATGCTAAACAGTGGACTAAATCCCAATGATTTTATCTATgcccaaatcctagaaggttaCTTCAAGTCAGACAATCTTGAAAAGGTTTCCTCTACTCTTAAATCCATGTTAGAAAAGGGGTTAATGCCAGACAACCGTTTGTATGGAATCGTGATTCACAATCTATCCAGCTCTGGACATATGCAAGCTGCTGTTAGTGTTCTCTCAGTGATTGAGAAGAATGGATTAGTTCCTGATTCGCTTATATACGGTTCCTTGATATCTGGTTTTTGCAAGGCAGCTGACATGGAGAAAGCTGTTGGTCTTCTTGATGAGATGGCTAAAAAAGGTATAGAGCCTGGTATTTCATGCTATAATGCCCTGATCGATGGGTTTTGTAAGTCTGATGATATTTCTCATGCCCGTAATATCTTCAATAGCATAATATGTAAGGGATTACCCCCAAATTGTGTGACATATACAACTTTGATTGATGGATACTGCAAAGCTGGTGATATCCGTGATGCTATTGATCTGTATAATGAAATGCTTACAGAGGGGGTAGCTCCAGATGCTTTTGTCTATAGTGTGCTTGCTGCTGGCTGCTCAAACTCCGGAGACCTTCAACAAGCTCTGTTTATAACTGAGGAAATGATTGCTCGGggatatgcaattatttcttctTTCAACACCTTGGTCCATGGCTTCTGTAAACGTGGAAAATTACAGGAAACTGTGAAGTTTCTCCACGTGATGATGGATAAAGACATAGTACCTAGCCTGCTGACTGTTGAAAATATTGTGATTGGACTCGGTGAGGCTGGGAAACTCAGTGAAGCACACACGATTTTTGTTGAGCTGCAACAGAAGAATGCTTCACATCGTGATACAGATCATTTGTCCTCATTGTTTACAGACATGATAAACCAAGGACTAGTTCCTCTAGATGTGATACATAACATGATCCAGTCTCATTGCAAACAAGGCTATTTGGACAAGGCTTTGATGCTACATGATGCTCTTGTTGCAAAAGGTTCTCTTGTGGGCTGCACATCTTATCTTGCTTTATTGGATGGCCATTGCAGGAAGAGCAAACTGATTGAAGCTTTAAATTTTCTAAAAGAAATGAAAGAGATGGATATTTGTCCTTCTGAGGATCAGTGCATGACACTCTTAAATAGTCTTCACTCATCAGGATTCATCCAAGAATACAATAAAGTGTTTGATACTATGCTATCTTACCAGTGGTTACAAAAGGAAAGCAAAGTCTGTAATTCGGTTTGTAATAGTCCGGAATCTGTGAATGCAGAATAA
- the LOC8065122 gene encoding nifU-like protein 3, chloroplastic, translating into MNQQRTTNSPHLLAAEKRSAEIQMRLCLRQAAAAATATCSSPVAATLHGKSSPSSLAHGRLSFSHMSLQTTPDHRRHRAGWAVRVLPLTEENVEKVLDEVRPSLMADGGNVALHEIDGLVVVLKLQGACGSCPSSTMTLKMGIETRLRDKIPDILEVEQIVDTETGLDLNADNVEKVLDEIRPYLSGTGGGSLEQLQIDGYVVKIRISGPAAGVMTVRVAVTQKLREKIPSILAVQLTE; encoded by the exons ATGAATCAGCAACGGACAACCAACTCCCCTCATCTCTTGGCTGCCGAGAAAAGATCGGCAGAGATTCAGATGAGGCTCTGTCTCCGGCAagcggcggccgcggccacggccacctgcagctcccccgTCGCAGCCACCCTCCACGGCAAG AGTTCTCCAAGCTCCCTCGCCCATGGCCGGCTCAGCTTCAGCCACATGTCGCTGCAGACGACGCCCGACCATCGCCGACACCGAGCAG GGTGGGCGGTGCGCGTGCTTCCGCTGACGGAGGAGAACGTGGAGAAGGTGCTGGACGAGGTGCGGCCGAGCCTGATGGCGGACGGCGGCAACGTGGCGCTGCACGAGATCGACGGCCTCGTCGTCGTGCTCAAGCTGCAGGGGGCGTGCGGCTCCTGCCCGAGCTCCACCATGACGCTCAAGATGGGTATCGAGACGCGCCTCCGCGACAAGATCCCCGACATCCTCGAGGTCGAGCAGATCGTCGACACCGAGACCGGCCTCGACCTCAACGCCGACAACGTCGAGAAG GTGCTTGATGAAATCAGACCATACCTCTCCGGCACTGGAGGTGGAAGCCTCGAGCAACTCCAGATTGATGGATATGTCGTCAAGATCAGGATCAGTGGACCTGCAGCTGGTGTAATGACAGTACGAGTAGCTGTGACACAAAAACTGAGGGAAAAAATACCTTCCATCTTGGCTGTTCAGCTCACTGAATAG
- the LOC8063806 gene encoding pentatricopeptide repeat-containing protein At3g61360, protein MAAAGCGGQAAYAPTHLELSRPAVPLRAGHTTPLPMPLRLLPPPRRAAAPLLTPTVPHLARLLLAQAPDTPPLLLALLPACPALLTPLLSHLLLSHSPPLPALSLYRRLLALRHFSVPESSLPVLLRLLARSRRHAHLSFPLLESLPSTHPHLLSTPALAVLLSTALSASAPGASFDAAVTCFDSAARVWARAGRAFGAAELNALLRAFCARGRVAEARALFHRYCDAYPPDTRTFNTLLLGFKEAGHAHALDLFYHDAVLRGFVPDAVSYCVRMDAYCKKGRFLDALELLEEMRKKVDCKPTLQVFTTLIYGAGIVRSAARARLLFDEMEKWGVTPDRGAHNALMGAYVRGRDLQSAMTVMGDMERKGIGLDDVSYNTMLCGFQRVGDLEGIWKVYSKMVSSGFMPRTRTTMLLMKVFCENGRPDLGLELWDYLMGKGCVPHRHALDILVTGLCCRGVVSEAYRCFREIIEMGMAPTERAFRVLEGFLRRTRELGKVEEIRQMMKAAQLEGHQIEEEAA, encoded by the exons atggcggcggcgggatGCGGCGGGCAAGCAGCGTACGCA CCCACCCACCTCGAGCTCTCCCGTCCGGCCGTCCCTCTCCGCGCCGGCCACACCACGCCCCTTCCCATGCCCCTCCGCCTCCTCCCGCCGcctcgccgcgccgccgcgccaCTCCTCACCCCGACCGTGCCCCACCTCGcgcgcctcctcctcgcccAGGCGCCGGACACCCCTCCGCTTCTCCTCGCGCTCCTCCCGGCCTGCCCGGCCCTCCTCACGCCGCTCCTCTCCCACCTCCTCCTCTCGCACTCGCCGCCGCTCCCGGCGCTCTCCCTGTACCGCCGCCTCCTCGCGCTCCGCCACTTCTCCGTGCCGGAGAGCTCCCTCCCGGTCCTTCTCCGCCTCCTCGCGCGCTCCCGCCGCCACGCCCACCTCTCGTTCCCGCTGCTAGAGTCCCTCCCGTCCACGCACCCGCACCTCCTCTCCACGCCCGCGCTCGCCGTCCTCCTCTCGACCGCGCTCTCCGCGTCCGCACCCGGCGCGTCCTTCGACGCCGCCGTCACCTGCTTCGACTCCGCCGCCCGCGTCTGGGCGCGCGCTGGCAGGGCCTTCGGCGCCGCCGAGCTCAATGCGCTGCTCCGCGCCTTCTGCGCCCGCGGCCGCGTCGCCGAGGCCCGCGCGCTCTTCCACCGCTACTGCGACGCGTACCCGCCCGACACGCGCACGTTCAACACGCTGCTGCTCGGGTTCAAGGAGGCCGGACACGCCCACGCGCTGGACCTCTTCTACCATGATGCCGTGCTGCGGGGCTTCGTGCCGGACGCCGTGTCGTACTGCGTGAGGATGGATGCGTACTGCAAGAAAGGTAGGTTCCTGGACGCCCTCGAGCTGCTCGAGGAAATGCGCAAGAAGGTGGACTGCAAGCCCACGCTGCAGGTGTTCACCACATTGATATACGGAGCTGGGATTGTGAGGAGCGCGGCGAGGGCACGCCTCCTGTTTGATGAAATGGAGAAGTGGGGAGTCACTCCTGATCGCGGTGCTCATAATGCACTCATGGGAGCTTATGTGAGGGGTAGGGATCTGCAGTCTGCGATGACGGTGATGGGTGACATGGAGAGAAAGGGGATCGGTCTGGATGATGTTAGTTACAACACGATGCTTTGTGGGTTTCAGAGAGTTGGTGACTTGGAGGGGATCTGGAAAGTGTACAGCAAGATGGTTAGCTCAGGGTTTATGCCGAGGACCAGGACGACGATGCTGCTCATGAAGGTCTTCTGCGAGAATGGACGACCTGACCTTGGGCTGGAGCTGTGGGATTATCTGATGGGAAAGGGATGTGTACCTCACCGGCATGCATTGGACATTCTGGTTACCGGTTTATGCTGTAGAGGTGTGGTTTCTGAGGCATACAGGTGTTTCAGGGAAATAATCGAGATGGGGATGGCACCAACGGAGCGAGCATTTAGGGTTTTGGAAGGCTTTTTAAGGCGGACACGGGAATTAGGGAAGGTTGAGGAGATTAGGCAAATGATGAAGGCTGCCCAACTGGAGGGGCATCAGATTGAAGAAGAGGCTGCATGA